From a single Nostoc edaphicum CCNP1411 genomic region:
- the bchM gene encoding magnesium protoporphyrin IX methyltransferase, producing MNAADDKTIVREYFNSTGFDRWKRIYGDGEVNKVQLDIRNGHQQTVDTVLGWLKADNNLPELSICDAGCGVGSLSIPLAVDGAKVYATDISEKMVEEGKDRAKETLGNGENPTFAVQDLESLSGSYHTVICLDVLIHYPQEKADEMISHLCSLAQSRIILSFAPKTCALTILKKIGSFFPGPSKATRAYLHREADVVRILESNGFSLQRQAMTKTRFYFSRLLEATRN from the coding sequence ATGAACGCAGCCGACGACAAAACGATTGTTCGCGAGTATTTCAATTCCACAGGGTTTGACCGTTGGAAGCGAATTTACGGCGATGGCGAAGTCAATAAAGTCCAATTAGACATCCGCAATGGACACCAGCAAACCGTGGATACAGTTCTCGGCTGGCTGAAGGCTGATAACAATTTACCAGAGCTATCAATCTGTGATGCTGGATGTGGTGTTGGTAGTCTCAGCATTCCTCTGGCGGTAGATGGTGCCAAAGTCTATGCCACCGATATTTCGGAAAAAATGGTGGAAGAAGGTAAGGACAGAGCAAAGGAAACTTTGGGAAATGGTGAAAATCCCACTTTTGCTGTGCAGGATTTGGAATCGTTGAGTGGTAGTTACCATACCGTTATTTGCTTGGATGTTCTCATCCACTATCCCCAAGAAAAAGCGGATGAGATGATATCTCACCTCTGTTCTTTAGCACAGTCGCGGATAATTCTCAGTTTTGCACCGAAGACCTGCGCTCTGACTATACTCAAGAAAATTGGCAGTTTCTTTCCTGGGCCAAGTAAAGCCACTCGTGCATATTTGCATCGTGAGGCTGATGTGGTGAGAATTTTGGAAAGTAATGGCTTTTCTTTGCAACGACAGGCGATGACAAAGACTCGCTTCTATTTTTCCCGCCTACTAGAAGCTACACGTAACTGA